A genome region from Acidimicrobiales bacterium includes the following:
- a CDS encoding MoaD/ThiS family protein, producing the protein MMLPAHLKNLAGVNGEVQVDVEQPATQRKVLDALETRYPVLRGTIRDHDGGKRRAFVRFYACEEDISHESPDAPLPDKVAAGEETFYVIGAIAGG; encoded by the coding sequence GTGATGCTCCCAGCGCACCTGAAGAATCTTGCCGGCGTGAACGGCGAAGTTCAGGTCGACGTCGAGCAGCCGGCGACGCAGCGCAAGGTGCTTGACGCACTCGAAACCCGCTACCCGGTGCTCCGGGGAACCATTCGCGACCACGACGGTGGGAAGCGCCGTGCGTTCGTCCGCTTCTACGCTTGCGAAGAAGACATCTCCCACGAGTCGCCTGACGCGCCGCTTCCCGACAAAGTCGCGGCGGGTGAGGAGACGTTCTACGTGATCGGAGCGATCGCCGGCGGCTGA
- a CDS encoding L,D-transpeptidase family protein — protein MAGELSSTGNSRQLVTVEGTGYTTQTATVTLWQRSGGCWSVAGGPWSGFIGYNGFSDHKREGDGMTPTGAYGFGPVVYGNAANPGVHEAYHPLVCGDWWDENASSGAYNTFQHVACGSTPSWASGSEALWTETRAYPSFAVVDYNAGPIVPGAGSAIFVHASTGGPTAGCVSVPLGDLDTFLRWMQPSESPLIVMGPVSEISRF, from the coding sequence TTGGCCGGGGAGCTTTCCTCCACGGGGAACTCTCGGCAGCTAGTCACCGTCGAGGGCACCGGGTACACAACCCAGACCGCGACAGTGACGCTCTGGCAGCGGTCGGGCGGCTGCTGGTCGGTCGCCGGCGGCCCGTGGAGCGGGTTCATCGGTTACAACGGGTTCTCCGACCACAAGCGGGAGGGCGACGGAATGACCCCTACGGGCGCATACGGTTTCGGTCCCGTCGTGTACGGCAACGCAGCAAACCCTGGCGTACACGAGGCCTACCACCCGTTGGTGTGCGGTGACTGGTGGGATGAAAATGCGTCGTCCGGGGCTTACAACACCTTCCAGCACGTCGCTTGCGGAAGCACTCCCTCTTGGGCGTCCGGCAGCGAAGCCTTGTGGACCGAGACCCGCGCGTACCCGAGTTTCGCGGTCGTCGACTACAACGCCGGCCCGATCGTCCCCGGCGCCGGTTCCGCGATCTTCGTGCACGCTTCTACGGGCGGTCCAACGGCCGGGTGCGTGAGTGTTCCCTTGGGCGACCTCGACACGTTCCTGCGCTGGATGCAGCCGTCGGAGTCGCCTCTGATCGTCATGGGCCCGGTGAGCGAGATCTCCAGGTTCTGA